The Salvia miltiorrhiza cultivar Shanhuang (shh) chromosome 2, IMPLAD_Smil_shh, whole genome shotgun sequence DNA window CAATGACAGCAGCTTCGCCAACGAGGAGGCTCACGAAGACATCAAGAGCAGCTTCGGGAGCCATTTTAGCTTCGATTATAAGCTTTCTCATCAACTGATGGGAACGACGTCGTTCGACTACACAAACATGCCGTTGGTCCCACATGGTGATGAGTTGGATGATCAAAGCCATTTGAGCCATGTACTTGAATGCTTTCCTGACTTATAGATTgcatttattttagaattttatttagaagaaaaaaaaaaaaaaaaagggaggaAGTTGTAAAAAATAACAAGACTTTCGTTGGGAAAATTTGATCAAAGCTGCCTTTGATCTTGCGACGTAGGCTGATTATTGTTGATTTTGATTCTTGACTGCTTTTTGTTTGTAACCAATTGTGAATTTTATTATATACAATATATGTGTTGTTACAGATTGACTCATCATGAAAAAATCCATCTCTTTTATTCGTGGGTTTTGCCTTCTTTTTTTTGTACCTTTTTTTTGAAAACTAGATATTTAATATGTAAAATTATGATAAGTATGTTATATATAttctgaattttttattttgcaattgAAGAATcggttttattttttatatggcTGCAAtagtttaggttttgtattgTTTATTTACGTAGAGAAAATTACAggttatagaaaaaaaaatgatacatGTATATATGTACTGTTTTCTTTTTGTTCTTTGGTGATCATCAGGTTTGTCAGTAGATTCTGTATAAGACAACCACGagcataaaataaattaataaaatgatCCTTAAAAAACAAATGGTTTTATTACTATATATTGAgctgaaatatttatatataccaCATTTTGTCATGATCCAAAATACATTCCTACACCTGTTGTGATTCACCTCTCTAGAATCCAAATATACTTCattttgttttcaatttttgtcAAATTAATGCAGGCCAGAAACTTGAATGAATCGTGAAGCATTTCAGTCCTATAAATACACAATGCTCAAAAACTCTCAATGCAAGCTCACTTGAACACTTCGCATATTCAACACTTGTAGCTTCTTCTAAAACAAGAATGGAGGCCTTCCTACCTTACCTTGTTCCTCTTTTCCTTCTTCCTCTCTCCCTCTACCTCATCTCGTCCCTCCGGAAAAAGGGGTCCGGTGATCCGAAAAACCTCCCCCCCGGCTCCAAGGGGTGGCCGATGGTGGGAGAGAACATGGAATTTGCCCTCTTAGGCCCTCAGAAATTCGTCAAAGACAGAATGGAGAAATACTCTCCCGATGTATTCCGAACCTCGTTGCTGGGAGAGAAAATGGCAATATTCTGCGGCGCACAAGGCAACAAGTTCCTCTTCACCAACGAGAGCAAACTCCTCACCTCATGGTGGCCTCAATCGATGAAGAAGGCCCTGCTCTTCCCTGAGTTCATCGAGAGCGACTTGAAGGCAGTCTCCGCCTTGAAACGGAGCTTCCACCACGACATCCTCAAGCCGGAGGCCTTGAAACACTACATTCCAGTGATGGATGAGTTGGCTCGTGACCATCTCGACACAGACTGGAAGGCTAACTCAGTGGTGAAGGTTTTGCCTAtgtccaaaaaatacacatttgAGCTGGCGTGCAAGCTGTTTCTGAGCGTGGTTGATCCACTGCACATCAAGAAGCTCTCGGATCCCTTCACTCTAGTGACCAATGGGATGTTCTCCGTGCCCATAGACCTGCCCGGGACGGCCTATAATGGAGCCATCAAGGGGGGCAAGATGGTGCGCGAGGAGCTCATGAGGATCATCAAGGAGCGGAGGAGTGAAATGGCGGAGAGGGGCGAGGGTGAGGGCGAGGGCCGGGACCTGCTGTCAAAGATGCTGCTGGTCACCGATGAAGATGGGAATTTTTTGAGTGAGATGGAGATCTCTAACAACATTATAGGTTTGCTGGTGGCTAGCTTTGAGACGACCAGCTCTGCAGTGACGGCCGTCATGAACTATCTTGCTGAATTCCCTCACATTTATGACGAGGTTT harbors:
- the LOC131010152 gene encoding beta-amyrin 6-beta-monooxygenase-like, which produces MEAFLPYLVPLFLLPLSLYLISSLRKKGSGDPKNLPPGSKGWPMVGENMEFALLGPQKFVKDRMEKYSPDVFRTSLLGEKMAIFCGAQGNKFLFTNESKLLTSWWPQSMKKALLFPEFIESDLKAVSALKRSFHHDILKPEALKHYIPVMDELARDHLDTDWKANSVVKVLPMSKKYTFELACKLFLSVVDPLHIKKLSDPFTLVTNGMFSVPIDLPGTAYNGAIKGGKMVREELMRIIKERRSEMAERGEGEGEGRDLLSKMLLVTDEDGNFLSEMEISNNIIGLLVASFETTSSAVTAVMNYLAEFPHIYDEVLKEQMAIAKTKGPNDLLTWEDIEKMKYSWNVARESLRLTPPAQGAFRQTTTEFTYAGFTIPKGWKTFWTVHSSHKNPKYFPEPEKFDPSRFEGSGPAPYTFVPFGGGARMCPGKEYARLEVLVFMHNVVRRFKLQKAIPNEKIVFYASPTPVHGLPVHLRPHKN